A window of the Brassica oleracea var. oleracea cultivar TO1000 unplaced genomic scaffold, BOL UnpScaffold00866, whole genome shotgun sequence genome harbors these coding sequences:
- the LOC106320262 gene encoding uncharacterized protein LOC106320262, whose translation MTEALGNQGRRTQPPEVSKLLSTMKNIGSYKFKGGSDPIEADKWITMMEKNFEAMDCPKEYQKKIAVNYLEGDATGWWDSIDRQRGHTITSWESFKGEFERNYFPPEAKHRLERQFMNLVQGDRPVRSYESEFTRLRRHVFDGREDEATMICNFMYGLKPELGSRLAGSNFSSLSELVEKAVNIETALEAERKTIQHSGGHTKFSQGERPNFNKGPRSNKGKGRGFRGQANNRGNSGICYTCDQPGYISRFCPKNQRSNQQGYSSLRMEDVTCFSCGMKGHYTSSCPNKPVPATPLAIRAPPSRPAIEPAPKKQNLGGRVYALGIENPDNAGPSSGPITGTIHVAGKPTHVLFDSGATHSFVTPEVAARFWDCFVVDRINVAVLTPADQTLQEDQCIKNVPLVIQEKEFVADLLVVPLKGYEVILGMDWLSSYRVQIDCGKGRLLFDRGKRPEMVYYGISPSMTVSLVAAMRVQDLFQDGEVYLVTLSVSGGATNDEVKVENIEVVQ comes from the exons ATGACCGAGGCACTTGGTAACCAAGGCAGGCGTACTCAACCCCCTGAAGTTTCCAAGCTATTATCTACCATGAAGAACATTGGATCCTACAAGTTCAAAGGAGGATCCGATCCTATTGAAGCCGACAAGTGGATTACTATGATGGAGAAGAACTTTGAGGCTATGGATTGTCCTAAGGAGTATCAGAAGAAGATCGCGGTGAACTATTTGGAAGGCGACGCAACAGGATGGTGGGACAGTATAGACAGGCAGCGTGGACACACCATCACATCATGGGAATCGTTCAAGGGAGAGTTTGAGAGGAATTATTTTCCTCCAGAAGCGAAGCATCGGTTGGAGCGCCAATTCATGAACCTTGTTCAAGGAGATAGGCCCGTAAGGAGTTATGAGTCGGAATTCACAAGGTTGAGGCGACACGTTTTTGATGGGCGTGAAGATGAAGCAACTATGATCTGTAACTTTATGTACGGATTGAAGCCGGAGCTTggaagtcgtttagctggaagcAACTTTAGCAGCTTATCGGAGTTGGTGGAAAAAGCTGTTAATATTGAGACTGCGTTAGAGGCGGAAAGGAAGACTATACAACATTCTGGTGGACATACCAAGTTTAGCCAAGGAGAAAGGCCGAATTTCAACAAGGGTCCAAGATCTAACAAAGGCAAAGGGCGAGGATTCAGAGGCCAAGCCAACAATCGTGGTAACTCTGGGATATGTTATACATGTGATCAGCCGGGATATAtttcaaggttttgtcccaaaaacCAGCGGAGTAACCAGCAGGGCTATTCATCGTTAAGGATGGAAGATGTCACTTGTTTCTCTTGCGGTATGAAGGGCCATTATACATCGTCATGTCCAAACAAGCCAGTCCCTGCGACCCCTCTCGCGATCCGAGCTCCTCCTAGCCGTCCAGCTATTGAGCCAGCACCAAAGAAGCAAAACCTAGGAGGTAGAGTTTATGCCTTAGGGATAGAAAACCCAGACAATGCAGGACCGTCAAGCGGTCCCATCACAG GAACCATACATGTTGCTGGTAAAcccacacatgtattgttcgactcgggggcaacacatagttttgtgaccCCTGAAGTAGCTGCCCGGTTTTGGGATTGTTTTGTGGTTGACAGGATAAACGTGGCCGTCTTGACCCCCGCAGACCAAACCCTTCAAGAAGATCAGTGTATCAAGAATGTTCCATTGGTCATTCAAGAGAAAGAATTTGTTGCAGATCTGTTAGTCGTGCCTTTGAAAGGGTACGAAGTAATCCTTGGAATGGATTGGTTATCGAGCTACAGAGTTCAGATCGACTGTGGAAAGGGAAGGTTGTTGTTTGACAGAGGTAAACGACCAGAGATGGTGTACTATGGAATTAGTCCTAGTATGACCGTGTCTTTGGTAGCAGCAATGAGGGTACAAGATTTGTTTCAAGATGGGGAAGTATATTTGGTGACCTTATCGGTTAGTGGAGGAGCCACTAATGATGAAGTTAAGGTCGAAAACATAGAAGTGGTCCAAGA